GGCGAGTTCCACTCGAAGAACTGCCTCGAATACGGCACGAAGATGGTCGCTGGCGTCACGCCGGGTCGCGGCGGGCAGTCGGTGCTCGGCTTGCCGGTCTACGACACGGTTGCCGAATCGGTTGAGAAGAATGGCGCCGAGGCGACAATGATCTTCGTCCCAGCGCCGTTCACCGCCGACGCGATTCTGGAAGCGGCCGACGCCGGCATTCGCCTGATCATCGCGATTACTGAAGGCGTGCCGGTCCTCGACATGGCCCGCGTGTACGCCCGCCTGAAGGCCGACTACCCGAACTCGCGGCTCGTCGGCCCGAACTGCCCCGGCGTCATCACCGCCGGCGAATGCAAGATCGGCATTATGCCGGGCTACATCCACAAGCGCGGCAAGGTGGGCGTCATGAGCCGCAGCGGCACGCTCACCTACGAAGCGGTGTGGCAACTCACGGGTCTCGGCCTCGGCCAGACGACCTGCGTCGGCCTCGGCGGCGACCCGATCGTCGGCACGTCGTTCATCGACACGCTCGCGATGTTCCAGGAAGATCCTGAAACCGAAGCGATTATCATGATGGGCGAAATCGGCGGCACCGCCGAAGAAGAAGCCGCCGCGTTCGTGAAGGCGAACGTCACGAAGCCGGTCGCCGCGTTCATCGCCGGCCGCACGGCGCCTCCCGGCAAGCGGATGGGCCACGCCGGCGCCATCATCAGCGGCGGCAAGGGGACCGCGGCCGAAAAGGTCGCCGCCCTGCAAGACGCCGGGATCGAAGTCGCCGAGAGCCCCGCCGACATGGGCGAGGCGGTCGTGCGGGCGATCAAGCGGGCCGGGAAGTAGCTTCCCGCCGCCATTCGATATTTGTCGCATTGACCCTTTCTGTCGCCTCAGCGCATTTTTGGCGACAGAAAGGGTCTTTTTCGTTGGCTTTCGGCGATGCGTCGATTTGTAAATGGCGGTAGCCATTCGAGTTGTCGTGTCGTGAAGCGGCGTAAGCTTTGTGTCGCATGGTGTCGCGTCGTGTCGCATTTTTCGATTTTGGGCGACATTAACGTTGGGTAGTCGGCAGGGAGCAGTGAATCGCGTTTCATGCTCCATGCCGTTGCGGCCATTTAGCCGCGGGCGGTAGCCCGCTGCGGAGCGTTTGAGTTACGGCGCACCGCCGCACTGTTACGCCGATACGCCCGCCGCGAGCGGACGGGGCTAAATGGGCGTGGCGGGATGGCGAACCTCACGCAGCGGCCTTGGCGTTATTGTCCGAAATTGGGTGGCCTAGTTTCAACACAAAAATTGGCTGAACGCGCCGATTCTCTGAATGCGTTCATTTGCTTGAATCTGCTCTCTGTGGCCGATTTGTGGTGCTTGACAGCGAGGTCACTACAATCCGGGGATGGCGTTTGCCCGTGGCTTTGATCTGGGCTTTCGTCGGAACGGAACAGCGGATGAGGAGCGGAGAATGGCTGGTCGCACGATTCGATCACGCCTCCTATGGGCGGCGTGTTCACTGTTAGCATTGTGTTGCGGCATCGCCGTGGGAACGGTGCAAGCTCAGGAGTTCGAGTACGCGCGGAAGCTGAGCGTGCAGGAGCCAACGGCGCTCGATTGGGTCTACCCGCTCGCCATGAAGAGTCCGGCGACGACGCCAAAGCAGATCGCGGAGGAGTCGCTCCGCGGCGGCGATTTTACCTACGAGTTCTGCGGGCCGCGCGACGGCGGCGATCGAGCGTGGCCGCTCGTGATCTTTGTGTCGCCGGAGAATCGGCCGGTCGGCTGGCCGTTCTGGGAGGCGACGTGCCGCGATCGTGGCGTATTGTTCGCCGGGATTCGCGATGCGGGAAACGGCGTCGTCAAAGCGCGGCGGGTGCGGGCCGTCGTCGAAGTGCTGGGTGATTTGCGGCAGCGGTATCGGATCGATCCAGATCGGACGTACTTGGCCGGATTTTCTGGCGGCGGGTACATTGCGTCGGAAGTGGCGATGGCGCTGCCCGAGTATTTTGGCGGGGTCGTGAGTTACGGGCATTCGACGGGACCGCCGCCGAGCCCGTGGGGGCGGCAGCGGGCGAGCGAGCGGCTGAGCGTGGCGATTGTGTGCGGCGAGCGCGAGTCGGCGGCAGTGTGGGCGAAAGAACTCCACGCGCCGCAACTGCAATGCTTGGGATTCCGCACAGACTTGCAACTGATCGACGGGATGGGGCACACGATGCCGGGGCCCGCCGCAACGGAGGAGGCGTTTGCGTGGCTGGAGCAAGGACTAGCCGAGCGGCGTGGTGCGCGGCGGAATGGGGCGGTAGATCTTGATGGGGCGATGGGCCGCGAAGAGATGGCGGCGGCGTGGCTAAATGCAGCGAAGGCGTGGTTGGAACAGCCGGAAACGATTGGGAAGGGGCTTATGCAACTGCAGGGAGTGGACTCAAGGTGGCATGATCTCCCTGCTGCGGCCGAAGCGAAGAA
This sequence is a window from Lacipirellula parvula. Protein-coding genes within it:
- the sucD gene encoding succinate--CoA ligase subunit alpha, yielding MSILVDKNTRVICQGITGKAGEFHSKNCLEYGTKMVAGVTPGRGGQSVLGLPVYDTVAESVEKNGAEATMIFVPAPFTADAILEAADAGIRLIIAITEGVPVLDMARVYARLKADYPNSRLVGPNCPGVITAGECKIGIMPGYIHKRGKVGVMSRSGTLTYEAVWQLTGLGLGQTTCVGLGGDPIVGTSFIDTLAMFQEDPETEAIIMMGEIGGTAEEEAAAFVKANVTKPVAAFIAGRTAPPGKRMGHAGAIISGGKGTAAEKVAALQDAGIEVAESPADMGEAVVRAIKRAGK
- a CDS encoding alpha/beta hydrolase; amino-acid sequence: MAGRTIRSRLLWAACSLLALCCGIAVGTVQAQEFEYARKLSVQEPTALDWVYPLAMKSPATTPKQIAEESLRGGDFTYEFCGPRDGGDRAWPLVIFVSPENRPVGWPFWEATCRDRGVLFAGIRDAGNGVVKARRVRAVVEVLGDLRQRYRIDPDRTYLAGFSGGGYIASEVAMALPEYFGGVVSYGHSTGPPPSPWGRQRASERLSVAIVCGERESAAVWAKELHAPQLQCLGFRTDLQLIDGMGHTMPGPAATEEAFAWLEQGLAERRGARRNGAVDLDGAMGREEMAAAWLNAAKAWLEQPETIGKGLMQLQGVDSRWHDLPAAAEAKKLLEEYERRAERPWIEEQRRAKLAIDQIDAEGYARLAAYPASALAVDRGSVLRFALSAWRQLEKQAKTAEDRAAAAAQIAELERLTTEAPKQDLESKPMPLAKVRFRMVADVTLAEGIDYYGKVLAQLGYRLEVDESAKSTIAAGRERIIKLNLPAASFSDVDRQFLRRNGLKSVRKGREVRLLPSEAKAVKVVEVVE